In Solenopsis invicta isolate M01_SB chromosome 1, UNIL_Sinv_3.0, whole genome shotgun sequence, one genomic interval encodes:
- the LOC105203726 gene encoding uncharacterized protein LOC105203726, translating to MRLTHVEHYVEQQLVLMKTIGQSYENLVKNGMESVTSQRINIRLSALKDNWDKFCVKHDAITLAVNQLNDNDREGIMRHSYFKDNLFSVVNESYLESVERFNSALDSQSEYGSIPGTSSSRHVSESTSETVAFINRSQLPHYDIPKFNGNHADWLYFKDLFTSLVINNSSLTNIERLQYLKTSLTGSAYNLLKNTMLTGGNFSNDWKALVSFYEDKRMLVNSAITSLFSLKPMTKSTAGEMEKLFTGVMETYRTLDTLGRPIHHWDDILIFMVIQRLDSDTVNMWDLHRGPSNELPTWKQFEEFFRNRLMNLKGHETRKGKFVSQLNPSSVKSHYQGKNKTVKSCSFCSENHWSASCPQYVSKTVQQRVVLVQKHNLCFNCLGPHRASACRITTRCRKCAGKHHTTLHRSNLESTKSNSNSAKLATGKPNEPTTTKPDNTETTTGSQVLHSALGNEVKTPYVLLATALVTITSEHGNSSHARILIDQGSEVSLITERLVQRLRLPRTRSHIPLIGIGGVASNRTKGMTSFSIKPHFKSSFQCSIAAHILPKLTSTIPSVSLKNHGWSHLDGIQLADPNYLAPGSIDVILGADVFGQIIQNGIRKGSNNAPMAQATKLGWIISGPTSSQSTPGDSQSFHVSLESDLFGLMRRFWELDEIAPFKTSSRSTDEQACEEHFKSTHSRTEHGRYVVRLPLKEPVNKLGDSKAKAVRLIKKLSCKLSSNSEFSRLYADFIDEYEKLNHMKIVPKDTTDPPITYYLPHHGVLREHSLTTRLRVVFNGSSPTTSGHSLNDLLHTGAKLQTDLFDVLIWFRLFRYVFSTDIEKMFRQVNVQKDDWDLQRILWIDNEGHLRTYHLTTVTYGLACAPFLALRTLQQLTEDEGTKFPLAVPSLSKGRYVDDIFGGADTLEQAQEIVRQLNQLCMAGGFKLQKWVSNDSSMLSSVSTDKQNNSKFIEHKENLVVYTLGLGWQPSTDTFIFKYTLPAEGVITKRSTLSTIAKLFDPLGFLSPITITGKLLIQELWTIKLGWDDPLPDHVASKWITFIGSLQDTPKFTLPRWIGCSNDRQVEIHGFCDASQQAMAAVVYLRTSCEEEAVNIRFVASKTKVAPLKRLTVPRLELSGAVLLTKLVSHLLHVLEWKNLRIILWTDSSITHTWLNSHPSRWKDFVYNRVCHIQETIPQAEWRFVPGTDNPADFATRGLTTSQLSELSSWWCGPSWLSQPSSAWPRLPTEKPIRENLEERPTKVLSVNTKNYTPWDLINRYSSLVKLYRITATCQRAVSRFKRCTAMSTFGPLTTQELVDAKFYWVKEIQRASFQGDLQLLSKGRPISKSSPLVRLTPFLDAKGLLRVGGRLQFSSLSQDEKHPLILPRESTLTSLIIRDAHLRTLHGGTQITLSLLRSEYWIVGGRAPVRSLIIKCVKCARYRQTRAKQLMGQLPATRVSPNRPFEHTGIDYAGPFVTKTWKGKNARTYKSYIAVFVCFSTSAVHLELVTDYTAEAFIAAYKRFTSRRGICVTLSSDCGTTLKGADAELRRLFSQSTEESTKLATLLANDGTQWKFNPPSAPHFGGKWEAGVKSVKYHLRRVIGDTLLTYEEMTTLLSQVESVLNSRPLCPLTDDPDDLNALTPGHFLLGSAPVIVPEPSLDTVKLSRLSRWQLVRQKLESFWSQWSKECLQRYLSVYKWNRVNKSLEKGTLVLVVDDRYPPSKWLLGRIIQTHPGKDGHTRVVTIQTQTSVLTRPIAKVCPLPIEQDTL from the coding sequence ATGAGGTTAACTCACGTCGAGCATTATGTTGAGCAGCAGCTCGTGCTTATGAAAACCATAGGGCAATCCTATGAAAATCTTGTGAAAAATGGCATGGAAAGTGTAACTTCTCAAAGAATCAACATACGCCTCTCGGCGCTCAAGGATAATTGGGACAAGTTCTGTGTAAAACATGATGCCATTACATTGGCTGTTAACCAGTTGAATGACAACGATAGGGAGGGTATAATGAGGCATTcctattttaaagataatttattttccgtCGTAAACGAAAGTTATTTAGAGTCTGTAGAACGGTTCAATTCTGCTTTGGATTCACAATCGGAATATGGAAGCATTCCGGGAACGTCCTCTTCAAGGCACGTTTCGGAATCAACTTCCGAGACCGTCGCGTTTATTAATCGATCGCAACTTCCCCACTATGACATTCCCAAGTTTAATGGAAATCACGCGGACTGGCTCTATTTCAAAGATCTCTTTACTAGTTTAGTCATAAACAATTCCTCACTAACTAACATCGAAAGATTACAATACTTGAAGACTAGTTTAACAGGATCGGCATATAATCTATTGAAAAACACTATGCTTACGGGCGGTAATTTCTCTAACGATTGGAAAGCTCTCGTGTCGTTTTACGAAGACAAAAGGATGTTAGTCAATTCCGCGATAACGTCATTATTCAGTCTAAAGCCGATGACGAAGTCGACAGCGGGAGAAATGGAGAAATTGTTTACTGGCGTTATGGAGACATATCGAACCTTAGACACGTTGGGAAGACCAATTCATCATTGGGatgatattctaatttttatggtCATACAGCGACTCGACTCTGATACCGTAAACATGTGGGATCTACATCGGGGTCCCTCTAACGAACTTCCGACATGGAAACAGTTTGAAGAGTTCTTCCGAAATCGACTTATGAATCTGAAGGGTCATGAAACGCGAAAGGGAAAGTTCGTTTCTCAGTTAAATCCAAGTAGTGTCAAATCTCATTACCAAGGCAAAAACAAGACCGTTAAATCGTGTTCGTTCTGTTCCGAAAATCATTGGTCCGCCAGTTGCCCGCAATATGTCTCCAAAACTGTACAACAACGCGTAGTACTTGTCCAGAAACATAACCTATGCTTCAACTGTCTCGGCCCGCATCGGGCATCAGCATGTCGTATAACTACACGTTGTAGAAAGTGTGCTGGAAAGCATCACACCACGCTTCATCGTAGCAATTTGGAAAGCACAAAGTCTAATAGCAATTCGGCGAAATTGGCAACAGGAAAACCTAACGAACCGACTACAACTAAGCCTGACAACACGGAGACAACTACCGGCTCTCAGGTTTTACATTCTGCACTTGGAAATGAAGTCAAAACGCCATATGTTCTACTGGCAACCGCTCTGGTTACTATCACATCCGAACACGGAAATTCTTCACACGCACGAATTTTGATTGACCAAGGCTCGGAGGTGTCGTTAATTACGGAACGATTAGTACAGCGTCTACGGCTACCACGTACTCGTTCTCACATTCCACTGATTGGAATAGGAGGTGTCGCGTCTAACCGAACTAAAGGCATGACCTCCTTTAGCATAAAACCTCATTTTAAGTCTTCCTTCCAGTGTTCAATAGCCGCGCATATTTTACCAAAGCTCACGTCGACAATTCCATCGGTCTCCTTGAAGAATCACGGCTGGTCACATTTGGACGGGATCCAGTTGGCGGATCCGAATTATTTAGCACCCGGTTCAATTGATGTTATTCTAGGAGCCGACGTCTTCGGTCAAATCATTCAAAACGGTATACGAAAGGGATCGAATAACGCTCCAATGGCTCAGGCTACAAAACTTGGATGGATTATTTCCGGACCAACGAGTTCTCAATCAACACCTGGCGATTCTCAAAGTTTTCACGTATCACTCGAAAGTGATCTATTCGGCCTAATGCGTAGATTCTGGGAACTTGATGAAATCGCTCCTTTCAAGACTTCATCTCGGTCCACCGACGAACAGGCTTGTGAAGAACATTTTAAGTCTACTCATTCTCGAACGGAACATGGTCGCTATGTAGTGAGATTACCCCTCAAGGAGCCTGTAAATAAACTGGGGGATTCCAAGGCCAAAGCCGTTCGATTGATCAAGAAGTTGTCATGCAAACTTTCTTCCAATTCCGAGTTTTCGCGGTTGTATGCAGATTTCATCGACGAGTACGAAAAACTGAATCACATGAAGATTGTTCCGAAAGATACGACCGACCCTCCGATAACTTACTATCTTCCTCATCACGGAGTTTTAAGGGAGCATAGTCTTACTACGCGATTACGTGTGGTCTTTAACGGATCGAGTCCAACAACATCCGGACATTCACTTAACGACTTATTACACACTGGAGCTAAACTTCAAACTGATCTGTTCGACGTGTTAATATGGTTTAGACTATTTCGCTATGTGTTTTCTACGGACATAGAGAAAATGTTCAGGCAGGTTAACGTACAGAAGGATGACTGGGATCTCCAACGGATTCTCTGGATTGACAACGAAGGTCATTTACGCACATACCACCTCACTACCGTAACGTATGGCTTGGCTTGTGCTCCTTTCTTAGCCCTGCGTACCTTGCAACAGTTGACAGAAGATGAAGGGACAAAGTTCCCGCTTGCTGTTCCGTCGTTAAGCAAAGGAAGGTATGTCGATGACATCTTTGGAGGTGCGGATACTCTTGAACAAGCTCAAGAAATTGTAAGGCAATTAAATCAACTGTGCATGGCGGGCGGcttcaaattacaaaaatggGTGAGCAATGATTCGAGCATGCTCTCTTCTGTCTCCACAGATAAACAAAATAACTCTAAATTCATAGAACATAAGGAGAACTTAGTCGTCTACACGTTGGGACTTGGCTGGCAACCATCCACAGatacctttatttttaaatatactcttCCAGCAGAAGGTGTGATCACGAAACGATCTACCTTGTCTACTATAGCAAAACTGTTTGACCCCCTAGGGTTTCTATCTCCGATCACCATTACTGGCAAACTCCTAATTCAAGAATTATGGACGATAAAATTAGGTTGGGATGACCCTTTGCCAGACCACGTTGCTAGTAAATGGATTACATTTATCGGATCTCTTCAGGATACGCCAAAATTCACGCTCCCACGATGGATAGGGTGTTCTAACGATCGCCAAGTTGAGATTCATGGGTTTTGTGATGCGTCACAGCAAGCCATGGCAGCTGTTGTGTACCTACGGACATCGTGCGAGGAAGAGGCAGTAAACATCAGATTTGTGGCCTCGAAAACCAAGGTCGCTCCATTAAAGCGATTGACAGTCCCCCGATTAGAGTTATCAGGTGCAGTCTTATTAACCAAACTGGTCTCCCATCTGTTACACGTATTGGAATGGAAGAATCTACGCATAATACTGTGGACCGACTCATCTATCACACATACGTGGCTGAACAGCCATCCCTCTCGATGGAAGGATTTTGTCTATAACAGAGTTTGTCACATCCAAGAAACAATACCTCAGGCCGAGTGGAGGTTTGTGCCAGGTACGGACAACCCGGCCGATTTTGCTACACGAGGTCTAACAACCTCACAGCTGTCGGAGCTTTCAAGTTGGTGGTGTGGGCCTTCATGGCTCTCCCAACCTTCGTCAGCCTGGCCAAGACTCCCTACGGAAAAGCCCATACGAGAAAACCTTGAAGAAAGACCTACGAAGGTTCTTTCAGTTAACACCAAGAATTATACGCCATGGGATCTAATCAATCGATATTCCAGCCTTGTGAAGTTGTACCGAATTACGGCCACTTGTCAACGAGCAGTCTCTCGTTTCAAAAGGTGTACCGCCATGTCAACTTTCGGTCCTCTAACTACGCAAGAGTTAGTGGACGCTAAATTCTACTGGGTCAAGGAAATCCAAAGGGCTTCATTTCAGGGTGATCTACAGCTGCTCTCCAAGGGGCGACCTATTTCAAAGTCAAGTCCGCTTGTCCGTCTCACACCATTTCTAGATGCCAAGGGACTTCTGCGAGTCGGAGGTCGTCTTcaattctcttctctttctcaaGATGAAAAGCATCCCCTAATCTTACCAAGGGAATCAACTTTGACGTCACTCATTATTCGAGATGCTCACTTGAGGACCTTGCATGGAGGCACACAGATCACTTTATCTCTTTTACGAAGCGAGTATTGGATTGTAGGAGGAAGAGCTCCTGTCCGATCTCTCATCATCAAATGTGTTAAGTGTGCCCGCTACAGACAGACAAGGGCAAAGCAGTTGATGGGTCAACTACCCGCTACCCGAGTCTCGCCCAATCGTCCTTTCGAACATACGGGCATTGACTATGCAGGACCATTCGTGACGAAAACGTGGAAAGGGAAGAACGCACGCACGTATAAATCTTACATCGCGGTATTTGTCTGCTTCTCGACTTCTGCAGTGCACTTAGAATTGGTTACGGATTACACTGCGGAGGCTTTCATCGCCGCGTATAAGCGTTTTACGTCAAGAAGAGGAATTTGCGTCACGCTTTCAAGCGATTGCGGCACTACGCTCAAAGGAGCAGACGCGGAATTACGAAGATTATTCTCGCAATCCACGGAGGAGTCAACCAAACTCGCCACGCTACTTGCAAATGACGGGACGCAGTGGAAGTTTAACCCTCCTTCCGCTCCGCACTTCGGAGGGAAGTGGGAAGCGGGGGTTAAATCGGTCAAATACCACCTTCGTAGAGTTATAGGGGATACTCTCCTAACTTATGAAGAAATGACTACCCTACTTTCACAGGTGGAATCCGTTCTCAACTCCAGGCCTTTGTGCCCTCTCACTGACGACCCTGACGATCTAAACGCACTTACACCTGGGCACTTCTTGCTGGGTAGTGCTCCAGTTATTGTTCCGGAACCTTCCCTGGACACGGTCAAGTTAAGTCGATTATCGCGATGGCAACTAGTTCGGCAGAAGCTTGAGTCGTTTTGGTCACAATGGTCTAAGGAGTGTCTTCAACGCTATCTTTCGGTATACAAATGGAACAGAGTGAATAAATCCCTCGAGAAAGGGACTTTAGTTCTGGTAGTTGATGATCGGTACCCGCCTTCAAAATGGCTATTGGGGCGCATTATCCAAACACACCCGGGTAAGGACGGTCATACTCGAGTTGTCACGATACAAACTCAAACTTCAGTCCTAACACGACCCATTGCAAAAGTTTGTCCCCTTCCGATCGAGCAAGACACATTGTGA